From one Helicobacter sp. 12S02232-10 genomic stretch:
- a CDS encoding serine hydroxymethyltransferase, which translates to MEYSMQHSDKEIFTLIEKELQRQNDHLEMIASENYTFPSVMEAMGSVLTNKYAEGYPGKRYYGGCEFVDEIETIAIKRAKELFGCAFANVQPHSGSQANGAVYAALLKPYDKILGMDLSHGGHLTHGAKVSVTGQIYQSFFYGVELDGRINYEKVAEYAKVIKPKMIVCGFSAYTRELDFKKFREIADSVGALLMGDIAHIAGLVVADEYPNPFPHCHIVTTTTHKTLRGPRGGIILTNDEEISQKINKAVFPGLQGGPLMHIIAAKAIGFGENLKPQWKAYAKQIKTNIKKMADVLINRGYNLVSGGTDNHLILMSFLDKPFSGKDADIALGNAGITVNKNTVPGEHRSPFVTSGIRIGSPALTARGMKENEFEWIGNKIADILDDINNASLQSRIKEEIKQMTKGFKAYEKPIFKVNL; encoded by the coding sequence ATGGAATACTCTATGCAACATTCAGACAAAGAAATTTTCACCCTTATTGAAAAAGAACTTCAAAGACAAAACGATCATTTAGAAATGATTGCGAGTGAAAACTATACGTTTCCAAGCGTTATGGAGGCAATGGGAAGTGTCCTTACAAACAAATACGCCGAAGGTTATCCTGGAAAAAGATACTATGGGGGTTGCGAATTTGTAGATGAAATAGAAACGATTGCCATCAAAAGGGCTAAAGAACTATTTGGATGTGCATTTGCAAATGTCCAACCACATTCAGGCAGTCAAGCCAATGGCGCCGTCTATGCTGCCTTGCTCAAACCCTATGATAAAATATTGGGAATGGATTTAAGCCACGGCGGGCATTTAACCCACGGAGCAAAAGTAAGCGTAACAGGACAAATCTATCAAAGTTTTTTCTATGGAGTGGAGCTTGATGGAAGAATCAATTATGAAAAAGTAGCCGAATACGCTAAAGTCATTAAACCTAAAATGATCGTATGCGGATTTTCAGCCTATACACGCGAACTTGATTTCAAAAAATTCAGAGAAATCGCAGATAGTGTCGGGGCTTTACTGATGGGGGATATAGCCCATATTGCAGGTCTTGTAGTAGCAGATGAATACCCCAATCCATTCCCCCATTGCCATATTGTAACCACAACCACTCACAAAACCCTTCGAGGTCCAAGAGGCGGAATAATCCTTACAAATGATGAAGAAATATCCCAAAAAATCAACAAAGCAGTATTTCCAGGTCTGCAAGGGGGTCCATTGATGCATATTATTGCTGCAAAAGCCATAGGTTTTGGCGAAAATTTGAAACCTCAATGGAAAGCCTATGCCAAACAAATCAAAACAAATATCAAAAAAATGGCAGATGTATTGATCAATAGGGGTTATAATCTTGTAAGTGGCGGCACAGACAACCATCTGATTTTGATGAGTTTTTTAGACAAACCTTTCAGTGGTAAAGATGCCGATATTGCTCTTGGCAATGCAGGGATCACCGTCAATAAAAATACCGTTCCAGGCGAACATAGAAGTCCTTTTGTTACTAGTGGAATCAGAATAGGTTCCCCTGCACTCACAGCTAGAGGAATGAAAGAAAACGAATTTGAATGGATCGGCAATAAAATTGCTGATATTCTTGACGATATTAACAATGCATCATTGCAAAGCCGTATTAAAGAAGAAATCAAACAAATGACAAAAGGATTTAAAGCTTATGAAAAACCTATTTTTAAAGTGAATCTATGA
- the lysS gene encoding lysine--tRNA ligase has translation MFENQYIKQRIQKAQDLKQENKNPYRNDAKKTISNAVFIQNFEHLKTLEEPKDPSKKYSVAGRVKFLRLMGKACFIKIEDQSGILQAYLSQNDLGEDFILIKKNLEVGDIVNVYGYPFVTKTGELSIHTLEFKILTKSIIPLPEKFHGLTDIELRYRQRYLDLIVNPNVKEIFKIRSLIISNIRKFFEEEGFLEVETPMLHPIPGGANAKPFITHHNALDVERYLRIAPELYLKRLIVGGFEAVFEINRNFRNEGMDHSHNPEFTMIEFYWAYKTYEDLIGLTQKLFAYLLEKLNLPKKIQHGQHQIDFEDFKIIPYKKALEEIGGISKEVIENETKLKAFLQSHQIKIDPTMTYGKLLSEAFDEFVEPKLINPTFITQYPIDISPLARRNDTDPQIADRFELFIGGKEIANGFSELNDPLDQLERFKAQVKAKDAGDEEAQYMDEDYVWALGYGMAPTAGEGIGIDRLVMLLTDSKTIKDVILFPAMKPIKMNYDDSITQEEKE, from the coding sequence ATGTTCGAAAACCAATACATAAAACAAAGAATTCAAAAAGCCCAAGATTTAAAGCAAGAGAATAAGAATCCTTACCGAAATGATGCGAAAAAAACAATTTCAAACGCTGTATTTATCCAAAATTTCGAACATCTCAAAACCCTTGAAGAGCCAAAAGACCCTTCAAAAAAATACTCTGTCGCTGGCAGGGTAAAATTTTTGCGCTTAATGGGCAAGGCTTGCTTCATCAAGATCGAAGACCAAAGCGGCATTCTCCAAGCCTACTTGTCTCAAAATGATCTTGGAGAAGATTTTATTTTGATAAAAAAAAATCTTGAAGTTGGCGATATTGTAAATGTCTATGGCTATCCTTTTGTTACTAAAACAGGGGAACTCAGTATTCATACTTTAGAATTTAAAATACTCACCAAATCCATCATTCCTTTGCCTGAAAAATTTCACGGTCTCACTGATATTGAACTCAGATATAGACAACGCTATCTTGATCTCATTGTCAATCCCAATGTAAAAGAAATCTTTAAAATACGTAGCCTCATCATCTCCAATATAAGAAAATTCTTTGAAGAAGAAGGATTTTTAGAGGTTGAAACACCGATGTTGCACCCTATTCCTGGAGGAGCAAACGCCAAGCCTTTCATCACTCATCACAACGCTCTTGATGTCGAAAGATATCTAAGAATTGCCCCTGAACTCTATCTTAAGCGTCTTATTGTGGGTGGTTTTGAAGCCGTATTTGAGATCAATAGAAATTTCAGAAATGAAGGGATGGATCATTCACATAACCCTGAATTTACAATGATTGAATTTTATTGGGCATATAAAACTTATGAAGACTTGATTGGACTGACACAAAAACTATTTGCTTATCTTTTAGAGAAGCTCAATCTACCTAAAAAAATTCAGCACGGGCAACATCAAATTGATTTTGAAGATTTTAAAATTATCCCTTATAAAAAAGCCTTAGAAGAAATTGGAGGCATCTCAAAAGAAGTTATCGAAAATGAAACCAAACTCAAAGCTTTCCTCCAAAGCCATCAAATAAAAATCGATCCTACAATGACTTATGGAAAACTTTTAAGCGAAGCATTTGATGAATTTGTCGAACCAAAGCTTATTAACCCCACTTTTATCACACAATACCCCATTGACATCAGCCCTTTAGCACGAAGAAACGACACCGATCCTCAAATTGCTGATAGATTTGAACTCTTTATTGGGGGAAAAGAAATTGCCAACGGCTTTAGTGAGCTTAACGACCCTTTAGATCAACTCGAAAGATTCAAAGCCCAAGTTAAAGCCAAAGATGCTGGAGATGAGGAGGCTCAATATATGGATGAAGACTATGTTTGGGCATTAGGATACGGAATGGCTCCCACAGCAGGGGAAGGTATCGGTATTGACAGACTTGTAATGTTATTAACCGATTCAAAAACAATCAAAGATGTGATTCTGTTTCCTGCAATGAAGCCAATTAAAATGAATTATGATGATTCAATCACACAAGAAGAAAAGGAATAG
- the kdsA gene encoding 3-deoxy-8-phosphooctulonate synthase, protein MKKMVLLSGPCVIESYENLYATALKLKPLASDPKIDFYFKASFDKANRTSLESYRGPGLESGMEMLAQIKKEFGYKIITDIHESYQAKTIAMVADIIQIPAFLCRQTDLIVAVAKTDKIVNIKKGQFMNPADMKYSVLKALRTRGGDEVKYSEAEKYGIWLCERGSSFGYGNLVVDMRSLVIMREFAPVIFDATHSVQMPGSSGGKSGGDSSFVPYLARAAAAVGVDGFFMETHLDPKNALSDGPNMVPTDKLPELVGQILDIQGVLK, encoded by the coding sequence ATGAAAAAAATGGTACTTTTAAGCGGTCCTTGCGTCATAGAAAGCTATGAAAATCTTTATGCTACAGCTTTAAAGCTAAAGCCTTTAGCTAGTGATCCAAAAATCGATTTTTATTTTAAAGCGAGTTTTGATAAAGCAAATCGAACGAGTCTTGAGAGCTATCGTGGTCCAGGTCTTGAGAGCGGTATGGAAATGCTTGCACAGATTAAAAAAGAGTTTGGTTATAAGATCATCACAGACATTCACGAAAGCTATCAGGCAAAGACAATAGCGATGGTGGCCGATATTATTCAGATACCAGCATTTTTGTGTAGGCAAACGGATTTGATTGTAGCGGTTGCTAAAACAGATAAAATCGTGAATATCAAAAAGGGTCAATTTATGAATCCTGCTGATATGAAATATTCTGTTCTTAAAGCTCTTCGTACAAGAGGCGGGGATGAGGTCAAATATAGTGAGGCTGAAAAATACGGTATTTGGCTTTGTGAGCGAGGATCAAGTTTTGGTTATGGAAATTTGGTTGTAGATATGAGAAGCTTGGTTATTATGCGTGAATTCGCCCCAGTTATTTTTGATGCTACTCATAGCGTTCAAATGCCTGGAAGTTCTGGAGGAAAAAGCGGAGGGGATAGTTCATTTGTCCCTTATCTTGCTAGAGCTGCTGCAGCTGTGGGGGTAGATGGATTTTTTATGGAAACCCATTTAGATCCCAAAAATGCCTTAAGTGATGGTCCTAATATGGTGCCTACGGATAAACTGCCTGAATTGGTGGGTCAAATTTTGGATATACAAGGAGTTTTGAAATGA
- a CDS encoding DedA family protein yields MSEIISFIVETVGSLGYFGIFIMMFLESSFFPFPSEVVMIPAGYLAYKGEMNIYIAIGFGILGSLSGALFNYYLALKFGRSFIVSYGKYFFFSENSMKKMEKYFQKHGEISTFLGRLIPAVRQYISLPAGLAKMNLIKFCIYSIAGAGIWVAILTIFGYYIGIWLGDTIDTQSIIEAFATKPLGANETDIKSRLHYIVLITLVIVCMSALGYILYQKRKRK; encoded by the coding sequence TTGTCAGAAATCATCAGCTTTATCGTAGAAACTGTGGGGAGTTTGGGATATTTTGGTATCTTCATTATGATGTTTTTGGAATCAAGTTTTTTTCCTTTTCCATCTGAAGTGGTGATGATCCCAGCAGGCTATTTAGCATATAAAGGGGAAATGAATATTTATATTGCTATCGGATTTGGTATTTTAGGGAGCTTAAGTGGGGCTTTATTTAATTATTACCTTGCCTTAAAATTTGGCAGAAGTTTTATCGTCTCTTATGGAAAATACTTCTTTTTCAGTGAGAATTCAATGAAAAAGATGGAAAAATATTTTCAAAAACACGGCGAAATCAGCACCTTTTTAGGCAGACTTATCCCTGCTGTAAGACAATATATCTCCTTGCCCGCAGGTCTTGCAAAAATGAATCTGATCAAATTCTGTATCTATAGCATAGCAGGCGCAGGAATCTGGGTAGCGATCTTGACAATTTTTGGCTATTACATTGGCATATGGCTAGGTGATACAATCGATACTCAAAGCATCATTGAAGCATTTGCCACAAAGCCTTTAGGTGCAAACGAAACCGATATTAAATCACGCTTGCATTATATCGTGCTCATTACCCTCGTGATAGTTTGTATGAGTGCATTAGGATATATTTTATACCAAAAAAGAAAAAGGAAATAA
- the nusB gene encoding transcription antitermination factor NusB, with the protein MATRTQAREAVVGLLYAYDSGNVKIKDFAGSMLEEKKIKNKQQEFALGLFEGVLTNLEALDGIIKSQLKDWDFERLGGMERSILRLGAYEIKFTQTDIPVIINEAVELGKIYGGDNAPKFINGVLDALSKISK; encoded by the coding sequence ATGGCGACAAGAACTCAGGCTAGGGAAGCTGTAGTAGGTTTATTGTATGCCTATGACAGCGGGAATGTGAAAATTAAAGACTTTGCTGGGAGTATGTTGGAAGAAAAAAAGATTAAAAATAAACAACAAGAATTTGCACTAGGTCTTTTTGAGGGTGTTTTAACAAATCTTGAAGCACTTGATGGGATCATTAAAAGCCAGCTTAAAGATTGGGATTTTGAAAGACTTGGGGGTATGGAGAGATCTATTTTGCGTTTAGGTGCTTATGAGATCAAATTCACACAAACAGACATTCCTGTGATCATCAATGAAGCTGTAGAGCTTGGAAAAATATATGGTGGGGACAATGCCCCTAAGTTTATAAATGGGGTATTGGACGCACTTTCAAAGATTTCTAAATAG
- the pyrF gene encoding orotidine-5'-phosphate decarboxylase → MQLCVALDLEEKTKNLTLLRILRGLDIWVKVGLRAYIRDGAGFIEEIKKIDMNFKIFLDLKLYDIPNTMADAALECAKTGIDMITLHTSSGKIGMQSVMERLQNSSKRPLVFGVTALTSFDSQDFQTIYNTSLEKHAPLLAKIAYESGIDGAVCSVYESLAIKQATSPNFLTLTPGIRPFNESTNDQKRVADLAQAKNALSDFIVIGRPIYQSEDPLKTVQKILQTIQGLKE, encoded by the coding sequence ATGCAGTTATGCGTTGCTTTAGACCTTGAAGAAAAGACTAAAAATCTGACACTTCTAAGAATTCTTAGAGGATTAGATATCTGGGTAAAAGTTGGATTGCGGGCTTATATTCGTGATGGCGCAGGTTTTATTGAAGAGATAAAAAAAATTGATATGAATTTTAAAATTTTTCTAGACTTAAAACTTTATGACATCCCCAATACAATGGCAGATGCTGCCCTAGAGTGTGCCAAAACAGGCATCGATATGATCACTTTGCACACAAGTAGCGGAAAAATAGGAATGCAAAGCGTGATGGAACGCCTGCAAAATTCCTCCAAACGTCCTTTGGTATTTGGAGTAACTGCTCTCACAAGCTTTGATTCACAAGATTTTCAAACCATTTATAATACATCTTTAGAAAAACACGCGCCTCTCTTAGCAAAAATAGCGTATGAAAGCGGGATTGATGGAGCAGTATGTTCGGTTTATGAAAGCCTTGCAATCAAACAAGCAACAAGTCCGAATTTTTTAACTCTCACCCCTGGAATTCGCCCTTTTAATGAAAGCACAAACGATCAAAAACGCGTTGCTGATCTTGCACAAGCAAAAAATGCTCTTTCGGATTTTATCGTTATCGGCAGACCCATTTATCAATCTGAAGATCCCCTTAAAACCGTTCAAAAAATCCTTCAAACCATACAAGGACTAAAAGAATGA
- a CDS encoding SPOR domain-containing protein — translation MEEKKELNKILLGDENNHQSSKTKKMILMIIIAIVVILILLIIFWKMTREEPKEQSMTTDTSIEKMDALHSNEALDNNDDFENMSIDDMSKTEEENKFDKIVQDIKSKQLANNQEASQNNTDQAKVQPKEEKPLVSQNVQSNAPEQKPQAKETLKETKKVTKETKQPTKQPLASKAHEDKKVQKQTPPPAQKPKQKSTATTPVKTSSAKNGSAASPGHYLQIGAFTKTPNKEFLEKISKYNYRTQTSLINGQTITKYLIGPYQSRTDANRDVLKITTEIGKPVHIQIK, via the coding sequence ATGGAAGAAAAAAAAGAGTTAAATAAGATTTTATTAGGTGATGAGAACAATCATCAATCATCAAAAACTAAAAAAATGATCTTAATGATCATTATAGCGATTGTGGTTATCTTGATTTTATTGATTATTTTTTGGAAAATGACTCGAGAAGAACCCAAAGAGCAATCAATGACTACAGATACTTCTATTGAAAAAATGGATGCGTTGCATAGCAATGAAGCTCTTGATAATAACGATGATTTTGAAAATATGTCCATTGATGATATGTCTAAAACAGAAGAGGAAAATAAGTTTGACAAAATCGTTCAAGATATCAAATCAAAACAATTAGCCAACAATCAAGAAGCTTCACAAAATAATACCGATCAAGCAAAAGTTCAACCAAAAGAAGAAAAGCCCTTAGTGTCTCAAAATGTTCAAAGCAATGCCCCTGAACAAAAGCCTCAGGCAAAAGAAACTCTCAAGGAGACTAAAAAAGTCACAAAAGAAACCAAACAACCCACCAAACAACCCCTAGCTTCAAAAGCTCACGAAGACAAAAAAGTCCAAAAACAAACCCCTCCTCCGGCACAAAAACCCAAACAAAAATCTACAGCAACTACACCAGTAAAAACATCAAGTGCCAAAAACGGATCTGCAGCTTCACCTGGGCATTACTTGCAAATTGGTGCATTTACAAAAACACCCAACAAAGAATTCCTTGAAAAAATCAGCAAATACAACTACCGCACACAAACATCTCTCATCAATGGACAAACCATTACAAAATACCTTATAGGACCCTATCAATCAAGAACAGATGCAAATAGAGATGTTTTAAAAATTACTACTGAGATTGGCAAACCTGTACATATTCAAATCAAATAA
- the ribH gene encoding 6,7-dimethyl-8-ribityllumazine synthase, with amino-acid sequence MNTIEGKIGLNGNERIAIIASRFNHIITDRLIEGAEDSFLRHNGDKQKLDLILVPGAYELPFVLDRVLDSRKYDGICTLGAIIRGGTPHFDYVSAEATKGIANTTLKYTTPVSFGVLTTDSVEQAIERAGSKAGNKGFEAMNALIELVNLYKQLV; translated from the coding sequence ATGAATACTATAGAAGGTAAAATTGGCTTAAATGGAAATGAGAGGATTGCAATCATTGCTTCTAGATTTAACCATATTATTACAGATCGGCTTATAGAAGGGGCTGAAGATAGTTTTTTGCGTCATAATGGAGATAAGCAAAAACTTGATTTGATTTTGGTTCCAGGTGCTTATGAATTGCCTTTTGTTTTGGATAGGGTGCTTGATAGCAGAAAATACGATGGCATTTGTACTCTTGGAGCGATTATTCGTGGAGGAACGCCACATTTTGATTATGTCAGTGCAGAAGCTACAAAAGGCATTGCTAATACGACTCTTAAATATACAACCCCTGTGAGTTTTGGTGTCTTGACTACAGACAGCGTGGAACAAGCAATTGAAAGAGCTGGAAGCAAGGCTGGGAATAAAGGTTTTGAAGCGATGAATGCATTGATTGAGCTTGTGAATCTCTATAAGCAGTTGGTTTGA
- the panC gene encoding pantoate--beta-alanine ligase: MKTLLLPTIKDLISYQKTLNQNSYIGLVPTMGALHEGHLSLIKASKQKDTHTIVSIFVNPTQFGPNEDFSKYPRDMQKDLRLCEENGVDAVFAPQVSDMYPNHDEISLNPPKNMGYVYEGFIREGHFNGVLAIVLKLFHLIKPHHAYFGQKDAQQLLIIKRMVQDLFLPIQIIACPTQRDADGLAMSSRNIYLSQEDRKNALKIPNALKIISQAIERGETKCASLIEAGKKVLENIELDYLAICDYNLAPLEEIRKNASIVLLAAKVGKTRLLDNLWI; this comes from the coding sequence ATGAAAACCCTACTTCTTCCCACAATCAAAGACCTCATCAGCTATCAAAAAACCTTGAATCAAAACTCTTACATCGGACTTGTTCCTACAATGGGAGCTTTGCACGAAGGTCATTTGAGTCTCATTAAGGCCTCCAAACAAAAAGATACCCACACGATTGTATCGATCTTTGTCAATCCTACTCAATTTGGACCTAATGAAGACTTCAGCAAATACCCTAGAGATATGCAAAAAGATCTACGTTTATGTGAAGAAAATGGAGTTGATGCAGTATTTGCTCCCCAAGTTTCTGATATGTATCCCAATCACGATGAAATATCTCTCAATCCGCCCAAAAATATGGGGTATGTCTATGAAGGTTTTATTCGTGAAGGGCATTTTAACGGCGTATTGGCAATCGTCTTAAAACTTTTTCATCTCATCAAACCCCATCACGCCTATTTTGGACAAAAAGATGCACAACAACTATTGATCATCAAAAGAATGGTGCAAGATCTTTTTCTCCCGATTCAAATCATTGCCTGCCCAACCCAAAGAGATGCCGACGGATTGGCTATGAGTTCAAGAAATATTTATCTCAGTCAAGAAGATAGAAAAAACGCCCTCAAAATCCCAAATGCTCTCAAAATTATCTCTCAAGCCATTGAAAGAGGTGAAACAAAATGTGCTTCACTCATTGAAGCGGGTAAAAAAGTACTTGAAAACATTGAGTTGGATTATCTTGCCATATGTGATTATAATCTCGCCCCGCTTGAAGAAATTCGAAAAAATGCAAGCATTGTCTTATTAGCTGCAAAAGTAGGCAAAACAAGACTGCTTGATAATTTGTGGATATGA
- a CDS encoding CvpA family protein, protein MSYIDLILIVIIIIIGLRGFYNGFVNEISGVLGIVLGVFFASRFASSMGNWFTTNIHNFNSVSLASLIGFVIILAVIWVTFLILGVIIGKFVKISDFAIVDKTLGFIFSCCKVFLIIGFILFGISKLNFMKELDVHMSQNSKIYGIMNTISSSVMKLQSVQETANNIKNISQPATDSAQKTIEETNQNITDSIKNSAESIYKNIPSQIKEKTQE, encoded by the coding sequence ATGAGCTATATAGACTTGATATTGATCGTTATCATCATAATAATAGGACTAAGAGGGTTTTACAACGGGTTTGTAAATGAAATTTCGGGCGTATTAGGCATCGTACTTGGAGTTTTTTTCGCTTCGAGATTTGCCTCTAGTATGGGGAATTGGTTCACAACAAATATCCATAATTTCAATAGTGTTTCTCTTGCAAGCCTCATAGGTTTTGTAATTATTTTAGCAGTTATTTGGGTGACTTTTTTGATTTTGGGCGTGATTATTGGCAAATTCGTTAAAATCAGCGACTTTGCAATTGTAGATAAAACACTCGGTTTCATTTTTTCGTGTTGCAAGGTATTTTTAATCATCGGTTTTATTCTTTTTGGAATTTCCAAACTGAATTTTATGAAAGAACTTGATGTACATATGAGTCAAAATAGTAAAATCTATGGCATTATGAACACAATCTCTTCCTCTGTTATGAAGCTCCAAAGCGTTCAAGAAACTGCAAACAATATAAAAAATATTAGCCAACCTGCAACAGATTCAGCCCAAAAAACCATAGAAGAAACCAACCAAAACATCACCGATTCCATTAAAAATTCAGCCGAAAGCATCTATAAAAACATTCCTTCTCAAATCAAAGAAAAAACGCAGGAATAA
- a CDS encoding DUF1882 domain-containing protein yields MTEMDLKLIKMNTSCYYQKKDGLGKKIAHMGKTFFDKFEKVDSMLTSSLIQKHFKKEITIAHSLILQETKVENIVFDYNGRNTEKFYHKAQLMLREEGFINFTAYHSKSPGHLHLYIHKGHTELGEGKRLARMLSMKLSQTFPIEWRVFPNDEMPQEFNILVLPYEVYAKERGASWARHL; encoded by the coding sequence ATGACCGAAATGGATTTAAAACTGATCAAAATGAACACATCTTGTTATTATCAGAAAAAAGATGGATTGGGTAAAAAGATTGCCCATATGGGCAAAACTTTTTTTGACAAATTTGAAAAAGTGGATTCTATGCTCACAAGCTCTCTAATACAGAAACATTTTAAAAAAGAAATAACAATTGCTCATTCTCTGATACTTCAAGAAACAAAAGTTGAAAACATTGTTTTTGATTACAATGGAAGAAATACTGAAAAGTTCTACCACAAGGCTCAATTAATGCTAAGAGAAGAAGGTTTTATCAACTTTACGGCCTATCATTCAAAAAGTCCAGGTCATCTTCATCTTTATATCCACAAAGGTCACACCGAATTGGGAGAAGGAAAAAGACTTGCTAGAATGCTTTCAATGAAACTTTCTCAAACTTTTCCGATAGAATGGAGGGTATTCCCCAATGATGAAATGCCTCAAGAATTCAACATATTAGTATTGCCCTATGAAGTTTATGCAAAAGAACGCGGTGCTTCGTGGGCCAGACATCTTTAA
- a CDS encoding carbonic anhydrase, with translation MRELFEGALKFQEDDYIKYKDLYESLKIHQEPHTLFISCVDSRVVPNLITNTLPGDLFVVRNMGNIIPPYRENDNMIRAGYLATTASIEYALNILGIKNIIICGHSNCGACSAIYDPPAKLENAPYVKKWIELLEPVKKKVAALNPSSKSKQIWLTEQINIEQQLENLMTYPFVEERFDRGELNIYGWYYIIETGEILNYNMITREFKPINKEKKQ, from the coding sequence TTGAGAGAGTTGTTTGAAGGAGCATTGAAATTTCAAGAAGATGATTATATCAAATATAAAGATCTTTATGAAAGTTTAAAAATACACCAAGAGCCTCATACTTTATTTATTTCTTGCGTGGATTCTAGAGTGGTGCCAAATTTGATCACAAATACTTTGCCAGGGGATTTGTTTGTTGTGAGAAATATGGGAAATATTATCCCCCCTTACAGGGAAAATGACAATATGATTCGTGCAGGGTATTTAGCCACAACTGCTTCAATCGAATACGCACTTAATATTTTGGGTATAAAAAACATTATCATTTGCGGGCATAGCAATTGCGGGGCTTGCAGTGCTATCTATGATCCTCCTGCTAAGCTTGAAAATGCCCCTTATGTTAAAAAATGGATCGAACTTTTAGAACCGGTGAAAAAAAAAGTTGCCGCTTTAAATCCAAGCAGTAAATCCAAGCAGATTTGGCTCACTGAACAGATTAATATTGAGCAACAACTTGAAAACTTGATGACTTATCCTTTTGTAGAAGAACGCTTTGATCGAGGGGAGTTAAATATTTATGGTTGGTATTATATTATTGAAACTGGTGAAATACTCAATTACAATATGATTACGCGTGAATTTAAACCTATCAATAAAGAGAAAAAGCAATGA